The Nitrospira sp. genome window below encodes:
- a CDS encoding outer membrane protein transport protein, whose amino-acid sequence MHRVIVRFLSRTRCGVSQDAAAARRTITLAFLLVLVGIGAACPASAQVPRVYGQGAAASGMGNAFAAQADNPSALHYNPAGMTQLRGVQTMAGGTFVGGTSDFRSPTGISVTGDHDGAFAWPGPGHGYITANLSDIGFASLEKLTIGVGITTPFGSVMRWPETSPFNRITTFTAFPLFDIKPTFAYQLFPNLSIGAGADIYTFASFFGEGHAELQSVSPGGLAPAGSKLEFSGSGTAPGFNISALYTALRNKDGQPTANLAVVYRSQATLHLDGALLANGIKIQDATTTFVLPQVITGGVALWPIREAAREWKLELNVDYVGWKSVRNLDIHLANGIVIPQPQNWRGTYAILAGTEYRWLQINRLPGWEIALRGGYTNQQAQVPDLNFNPGVPSADLHVISTGIGLICQGTGSFLGLIPCGSFGIGSVRTTLVGLDIFYQAFLYEPRTISGNTDLRATVNGLYSSTLHAGGFSIRASF is encoded by the coding sequence ATGCATCGGGTCATCGTTAGATTTCTCTCACGCACACGATGCGGGGTTTCCCAGGATGCCGCGGCAGCCCGCCGCACGATCACGCTCGCTTTTCTGCTTGTTCTTGTTGGAATCGGTGCCGCCTGTCCTGCATCGGCTCAAGTTCCTCGGGTCTATGGACAAGGGGCGGCAGCCTCAGGAATGGGAAACGCTTTTGCCGCACAGGCTGACAATCCTTCCGCTCTTCATTACAACCCGGCCGGGATGACGCAACTGCGAGGCGTGCAGACGATGGCCGGCGGCACGTTCGTCGGTGGAACCTCCGACTTTAGAAGTCCGACGGGGATTTCAGTCACCGGTGACCACGATGGGGCTTTCGCCTGGCCTGGTCCAGGCCACGGCTATATCACAGCGAATCTGAGCGATATCGGGTTTGCCTCACTTGAGAAACTGACGATCGGCGTGGGAATTACCACTCCCTTTGGGTCGGTCATGAGGTGGCCTGAAACCAGTCCTTTCAACAGGATTACCACGTTTACGGCATTTCCCCTCTTTGACATCAAACCGACATTCGCCTATCAGCTGTTCCCCAATCTTTCGATTGGTGCCGGCGCTGACATCTACACGTTTGCCAGCTTTTTCGGGGAAGGACATGCGGAACTGCAATCTGTTTCGCCTGGCGGTCTGGCACCCGCAGGAAGCAAGCTCGAATTTAGTGGCAGCGGCACCGCCCCTGGATTCAATATCAGCGCCCTGTACACGGCGCTTCGAAACAAAGATGGGCAACCGACCGCAAATCTTGCCGTCGTGTACAGAAGCCAGGCCACCCTTCATCTAGACGGAGCCTTACTAGCCAACGGCATCAAAATCCAAGATGCAACAACAACCTTTGTCTTGCCACAAGTGATCACCGGAGGCGTGGCGCTGTGGCCTATCCGAGAGGCGGCGCGCGAGTGGAAACTTGAACTCAACGTAGATTACGTCGGTTGGAAATCGGTCAGGAATTTAGACATCCACCTAGCCAACGGCATCGTCATCCCTCAACCACAAAACTGGAGAGGCACATACGCTATTTTGGCTGGAACTGAGTACCGGTGGTTGCAAATCAATCGCCTACCAGGCTGGGAGATCGCGCTGCGAGGTGGTTATACAAACCAGCAGGCGCAAGTGCCGGACCTCAATTTTAATCCTGGGGTCCCATCCGCCGACTTGCATGTGATTTCGACCGGCATCGGCCTGATTTGCCAAGGAACTGGATCGTTCCTGGGCCTCATCCCGTGTGGAAGTTTTGGAATAGGGTCGGTTAGGACCACGCT